The Triticum aestivum cultivar Chinese Spring chromosome 7B, IWGSC CS RefSeq v2.1, whole genome shotgun sequence genome window below encodes:
- the LOC123159594 gene encoding putative kinase-like protein TMKL1 — MHPTARAIAPHYLLLLFATFFFLLRSPSPVAASGDVTLLLDRLKPALQGAAPNAQLATWNASTPLCLWRGLRWSTPAGQPLRCDTAAARANLSLAGDATLLLSSIRLPAAALAGRLPPELGAFPSLESIYLAANSLSGAIPLELGNAPALSELDLAGNALSGALPPSIWNLCDRLAELRLHGNALTGAIPAPAGPNDTCDRLHLIDLGANRFSGSFPAFLTGFRGLQRLDLGGNHLAGDIPEPVATMRGLQMLNLSYNNFSGQLPPGFAGSSFTAESFLGNSPALCGPPLQQPCVSPSGLSSGSVAGMAIGLMAGAVVVASVSIGWAQARWRRNRVRRAAEEGVETEEGGEGDSEGKLVVFQGGEHLTLGEVLNATGQVVEKASYCTVYKAKLADGGGNIELRLLREGSCKDAASCGPAVRRIGRARHENLVPLRAFYQGRRGEKLLVYDYFPHRTLHDLLHGGLESRPALTWPRRHKIALGAARGLAYLHEGRHGDAPLVHGNVRSSNVLVDEYFVARVTEYAVVGRLLVPSAAEAVLSAAKADGYRAPELQTMKRCAPRTDVYAFGILLLELLMGKKPSSAANGGDDLPSLVKAAVLEETTTEVFDPEVAKGVRNPAEEGLVQALKLAMGCCAPVAAARPSMAEVVRQLEENRPKSSRSALYSPAETRSDAGTPLYS, encoded by the coding sequence ATGCATCCTACAGCACGCGCCATAGCGCCACACTACCTGCTCCTCCTCTTCGccaccttcttcttcctgctccGCTCCCCGTCGCCCGTCGCGGCCTCCGGCGACGTCACCCTCCTCCTGGACAGGCTCAAGCCCGCGCTGCAGGGCGCCGCCCCCAACGCCCAGCTCGCCACCTGGAACGCCTCCACGCCGCTCTGCCTCTGGCGCGGCCTCCGCTGGTCCACGCCCGCGGGCCAGCCGCTCCGCTGCGACACCGCCGCCGCTCGGGCCAACCTCTCGCTCGCCGGAGACGCCACCCTCCTCCTGTCCTccatccgcctccccgccgccgcgctggCCGGCCGCCTGCCGCCGGAGCTCGGCGCCTTCCCGTCCCTCGAGTCCATCTACCTCGCCGCCAACTCCCTCTCCGGCGCCATCCCGCTCGAGCTCGGGAACGCGCCGGCGCTGTCCGAGCTCGACCTCGCCGGTAACGCCCTGTCCGGCGCGCTCCCGCCCTCCATCTGGAACCTCTGCGACCGCCTCGCCGAGCTCCGCCTCCATGGCAACGCTCTCACGGGAGCGATCCCCGCGCCGGCGGGGCCCAACGATACTTGTGACCGTCTCCATCTTATTGATCTCGGAGCCAACCGCTTCTCCGGCTCCTTCCCGGCCTTCCTGACGGGCTTCCGTGGCCTCCAGCGCCTCGACCTCGGCGGCAACCACCTCGCTGGAGACATACCGGAGCCCGTCGCTACGATGAGAGGCCTCCAAATGCTCAACCTTTCTTACAATAACTTCTCCGGTCAGCTACCTCCGGGCTTCGCCGGTTCGAGCTTCACCGCAGAATCGTTCCTAGGGAACAGCCCGGCGCTGTGCGGCCCGCCGTTGCAGCAGCCGTGCGTGTCCCCTTCGGGCCTCAGCTCCGGCAGCGTCGCGGGGATGGCCATCGGTCTAATGGCCGGCGCCGTCGTGGTGGCGTCGGTGTCCATCGGGTGGGCGCAGGCGAGGTGGAGGCGGAACAGGGTAAGGCGAGCGGCCGAGGAGGGGGTGGAGACGGAGGAAGGCGGCGAGGGCGACAGCGAGGGGAAGCTGGTGGTGTTCCAGGGCGGGGAGCACCTGACGCTGGGGGAGGTGCTGAATGCTACGGGGCAGGTGGTGGAGAAAGCGAGCTACTGCACGGTGTACAAGGCGAAgctggcggacggcggcggcaacATCGAGCTTCGGCTGCTGCGCGAGGGGAGCTGCAAGGACGCGGCGTCTTGCGGGCCGGCCGTGCGGCGCATCGGCCGCGCGCGGCACGAGAACCTGGTGCCGCTCCGGGCCTTCTACCAGGGCCGGCGAGGCGAGAAGCTGCTCGTGTACGATTACTTCCCCCATCGGACGCTCCATGACCTCCTCCACGGCGGCCTCGAGAGCAGGCCGGCGCTGACATGGCCGCGGCGGCACAAGATCGCGCTGGGCGCGGCACGCGGGCTTGCGTACCTGCACGAGGGCCGGCACGGGGACGCGCCGTTGGTGCACGGAAACGTGAGGTCGTCAAACGTGCTGGTGGACGAGTACTTCGTGGCGAGGGTGACCGAGTACGCGGTGGTGGGCAGGCTGCTGGTGCCATCGGCGGCGGAGGCTGTGCTGTCGGCGGCGAAGGCGGACGGGTACAGGGCGCCGGAGCTGCAGACGATGAAGCGGTGCGCGCCCCGGACGGACGTGTACGCGTTCGGGATACTGCTGCTGGAGCTGCTGATGGGGAAGAAGCCCTCCTCGGCGGCGAACGGAGGCGACGACCTGCCGTCGCTGGTGAAGGCGGCGGTGCTCGAGGAGACGACGACGGAGGTGTTCGACCCGGAGGTGGCGAAAGGCGTGCGGAACCCGGCGGAGGAGGGCCTCGTGCAGGCCCTGAAGCTGGCCATGGGTTGCTgcgcgccggtggcggcggcgaggccgagcatggcggaggtggtgcggcagctcgaggagaaccgGCCCAAGAGCAGCCGGTCGGCGCTGTACAGCCCCGCCGAGACGAGGAGCGATGCCGGCACGCCGCTATACAGCTAG